The nucleotide window ATATCTTCAGCCAAAACTTTATTTTGTTGTTCGATAAGAATAATATTATAAAATGCTTTACTTACTTCAACTGCCAAATCAATTTTCTGAGCTGAGGTTTGCTGCTGGGATGCAATTCTAATATCATCTGCACTTTGAGAAGCAAACAAAACATCCTGATTAAAAATAGTTTGTGTTGCATTCAATAATAAACCGGAAGTATTTTCACTACCTATTTGCACCACATTTCCATTAAAATCTGTAGAGGAAAGCAAAAAATTATGTTGAAGATTATAGTTTAATCCAACTTGCGGATACCATTCTGATAATTTACTTTTTATGGTTGTCTCCACATAGGCTTCATTCAGTGTTGCATTTTGTATTTGAGGATTATTTTGAAGTGCAAATTGGATACACTCTTCTATGGTGAGTGGTTCTTGCAAATCCTTTACATTATTTTCTTGCGCAATTAGAAAGCAGGATGAAATGGAAATGACTATAAATAATCCGATTATCTTTTTAAAATCAATATACTTATAACTACGAAAATTCATTCAATAACAATTTAAATCAAAATACGAATCTCTATATAATGCCTTAACCCCACAAAACTAGATTTGATTGAGATGTAATACCAATCCAATGAACACAGGCAATTTTACAAAGTTCAACTTTTCTTTAATATTCAAATAGGTATTTCATCCCATCAACTTCTTCCAAAGGTTGGGTAATCTCTTCAAATAGTGGTTTTGAGTGAATGGTTTTGAAAACTTAATACTCTCACCGAATTACTATTTTAGTTCAATGTTTTTCAGAACAATACTTTCAAATATAAAAACATCATTCATTATTCAACTCGATAGAATTACTCGCAGATAACTTTAGGTAAACATAAATGAAACATTAATCGCTAAAAGTTCCTATATTGCATTTCAAATTCCGGAATAATGAATCCACTTATTTATTTAGCTATTTTAATGTTCCTTATTCTCTGCGGTATTTTAATATATCTTATTTATCTCATTTATAAACAACAACAGGCTATGTCAAATTTTCCTTTATCCAGTTATCACTTTACAGTAGAGTGGGGCGGAACTAGAATTGGGTTCACCGAAGTTTCTGGTTTAGATATAGAGTTTACTCCAATTAAATACCGGGATGGTGCTTCAAAGGAAGAAATTACTACTTCTGTTCCCGGGCTAAAAAAATTCAGTAATATTATTTTAAAACGTGGAATAACTACTGACGATAATGAATTTTTTGAATGGCTTGAAACCAAATTAAATAATTTAATTGATAAAAGAGATATCATCATAAAACTTTTAGATGAACAACATAACCCGGTAGTAACATGGAAAGCAGAAGGCGCATATCCGGTTAAATATTCAGGACCAATACTTAGAGCAACAGGAAATGAAGTAGCTATGGAGCAATTGGAATTAGCGCACGAGGGACTTACTCTTGTGAAGTAGAAAGCTTCACATCACCCTAAATAATTTTTTATTCTATTAATGGCTCATCTCATTTAAAAAGTAGATAAACTGAATTTCAATTCCATTTTTAAAATATATTTTTCTCGCATGGAAGTTTTTATAAAATTATTTGCGATTTTTAATTAGCCTACAAATTAGAATGGAAATATGTTATGATAAAAATCTATTCCCTAATATTTACATTGACACTGATTTGTTTTTTATTATTTTCCCTCAGTAGTTATGGGCAAGAGAAAGACAGTCTTTCAAAAAAAAAACGAAAACTTTTTTATTTCAGAATTCATTTGTTACAATTTTGAAATGCTGTCAGGTGGATTTAATCTTCAGTATATTAATAAAAAGAATTTTTTTATGGGTGGAATTAATCTTGAATCATTTACACCCTATAAAAGTTTGCCGATTTTTTCTTTAGCTACTAACGCTGAAGCAACAGATAATTTAATTGAATACTTTATTTCCTACGGCAGAATTATCACAACACCAACTCATTTAGTCCGATTTAAATTTGCGGCAGGTCCTTCTTTATACTATTACAAAGAAACTGTAGATTATGAATATCACTCGAATTCTTTTCTATTTAATGGTTCTTATTCTCAAGTTTATGAAGACTATACTTCAATAGGATTGCACTTATATAGTGCAGTAGATTTCCCCCTATTGCGGTGGTTTGGTCTGGCTGCGGTTCTTTCCGGAAATATCAATTCCAGAAAGTCATTTATTAATCTGGGTGTTGAATTAAATTTTGGTAAGCTTCGCAATAGAAATTGATGAGATTGCCACGTCGCTACCCCGATCTCTTATCGGGGTCACTCCTCGCAATGACGCTCTATCGAAACATGAAACTCGGAACTTGAATCTCGAAACACGAAACCCGGAACCCGGAACTCGAAACTTAATTTTTTTTTGTAAATGGTCTAAGTCAATAATCAAAGTTTTTTGCCAAACGCCAACCGCCAATAGCCAACAGCCAACTGCCAACAGCCAATACCCAATACTATTTCTATTTTTACAACCAATCATGCGATTTTTACAAGACACCGGAACATATTTTTTAATGCTGCGCAGAATGGTAATAAAACCGGATCGCATTAATATGTATTGGTTGGAAGTGCTGCGGCAAATGACCGACATTGGATTTGGCTCATTAATAATTGTGCTATTATCTTCTTTTTTTATCGGTGCTGTTACTGCCGTACAAACTGCTTATCAATTGGCAGGAACTGTTTTGGTTCCACCTTATTACCTCGGATTAATTGTAAGAAACACAACCATACTCGAATTAGCTCCAACATTTACCTGTCTGATTCTCGCCGGTAAAGTAGGTTCTAATATCGCATCTGAATTAGGTACAATGCGCATCTCCGAACAAATAGATGCTTTAGAAATTATGGGCGTTCCTACAGAAACTTATTTAATACTTCCAAGAGTAATTGCTTCTGTTATTATGATTCCTGCGCTTGTGGTTGTTTCTGCCTTTGTTGGAATTGGAGGTGGTATGTTAGCAGGTTCTCTTACAGGTTACGCCAGCAGTACTGAATTCACATATGGTCTGCTTGCTTTTTTCGATCCTTATGATATCACTATGATGATGATTAAAGCTGTAACCTTTGGTTTTCTTATTTCTACTATTTCCTGTTTCAAAGGATTTTATATTCAAGGTGGTTCTATCGAGATTGGAAAAGCCAGCACACAAGCGGTGGTATTGAGTTGCATTTTTGTTTTATTAGCTGACTATATTCTTGCAGAATTATTATTATGATTGAAATTCAAGGCATAAATAAATCCTTTGGAAAGCAAACTGTCTTAAAAGACATTTCTACTGTTTTTAATCCGGGTCATACCAATTTAATTATCGGTGCTTCCGGTTCTGGGAAAACAGTTTTAATAAAATGCATTGTTGGATTATTACCTGTTAATTCAGGAATTATTCTATTCGACGGAATAAAAATGAATACAGTTAATCAAAGAGGCAATAAAAATCTGCGAAGGCAAATCGGTATGTTATTTCAGGGATCTGCATTATTCGATTCAATGAGTGTGGAAGAAAATGTGATGCTACCATTAAATATGTTCAGCTCCGATACAAAAAAAGAAAAATTAAATAGAGTAAATTTTTGTTTGGAACGTGTTGAACTCACAGGTGTAAATAAAAAACATCCCGGAGAATTAAGTGGTGGTATGAAAAAACGTGTAGGTATTGCAAGAGCAATTGTTTTAAATCCACGTTATTTATTTTGCGATGAACCTAACTCCGGACTCGATCCAAAAACATCCATCGTAATTGATGAATTAATTGGCGAGATCACTAAAGAATATAATATCACCACCATCATCAACACACATGATATGAATAGTGTGATGGGTATCGGAGAAAAAATATTATTTCTGCATGAAGGCAAAAAAGAATGGGAAGGCACTAACAAAGAAATTTTGCATGCACAAAATGAAAATCTTGTCAACTTTATTTTCGCCAGCGATTTTTTAAAGGAAGCAAGAGACTATATGATCAACAGGGATAAATAAAATTCTCAAAATCTTACCTTCATATAGTACCATGATGCCTTACAATAAAATCATCTTCTTATTTTTTTATTGATACAATATTTTAAGTAATATTCTATGTTATTAATGGAGTAATCAAATTCTTTCTCAATATCAATTTCAGTTCAACCATCTTTTAAGTTTTATCTTTGCCCCAAAATCAACAACTTATATGAGTGTATTAGTAGGCAACTATTCCAGAGTAATTGTACAAGGCTTCACAGGTAAGGAAGGTACTTTTCATGCAGAACAAATGATTGAATACGGCACCAAAGTAGTGGGTGGAATTACACCCGGAAAAGGTGGAACCAAGCATTTGGATAAACCTGTTTTCAATACAGTTTCTGAATCTGTTCAGAAAGAAGGCGCAAACACTTCTATCATCTTCGTACCGCCGGCATTTGCCGCAGATGCAATTCTGGAAGCAGCCGAAGCAGGTATCAAACTTATTGTTGCAATCACAGAAGGAATTCCTGTGCAGGATATGATTAAAGTAAAAAATTATTTGAATGGAAAAGATTGCAGATTGATAGGACCCAACTGTCCGGGTATAATTACACCCGGTGAAGCGAAAGTGGGAATCATGCCGGGATTTATTCATAAGCCGGGAACAATTGGAATTGTGAGTCGCTCGGGAACACTGACGTATGAAGCAGTGGATCAGGTAACAAAAACCGGATTAGGTCAAAGCACTTGCATCGGTATTGGTGGCGATCCTGTTATTGGAACAACCACATTAGATGCAATTCAATTATTAATGGCTGATGATGGAACAGAGGGAATAATTCTTATCGGTGAAATTGGTGGTACTATGGAAGCACAAGCTTCTTATTGGATAAAAGAACACGGAACAAAACCTGTTGTTGGATTCATCGCCGGACAAACAGCTCCGAAAGGCAGAACAATGGGCCATGCAGGTGCAATAGTTGGCGGCAAAGATGATACAGCCGCAGCAAAAATGGCCATCATGCGTGAGTGTGGAATTCATGTTGCAGATTCGCCAGCAATAATTGGCGAGATGATGTTTAAGGCGATTAAGTGAGGAGATGAGTGGTGAGTGGTGAGTGGTGAGTGGTGAATGGTGAATGGTGAATGGTGAATGGTGAATGGTGAGTGGTGAATGGTGAATGGTGAATGGTGAATGGTGAATGGTGAATGGTGAATAAAAAAATAAAATATTTTTTTGAATTATATCATATTTAGAGAATAAATGTTTTTAGAATTAAATCACAGAAATCTTGATGCATATAAGTTCACCAG belongs to Bacteroidota bacterium and includes:
- a CDS encoding ABC transporter permease, whose amino-acid sequence is MRFLQDTGTYFLMLRRMVIKPDRINMYWLEVLRQMTDIGFGSLIIVLLSSFFIGAVTAVQTAYQLAGTVLVPPYYLGLIVRNTTILELAPTFTCLILAGKVGSNIASELGTMRISEQIDALEIMGVPTETYLILPRVIASVIMIPALVVVSAFVGIGGGMLAGSLTGYASSTEFTYGLLAFFDPYDITMMMIKAVTFGFLISTISCFKGFYIQGGSIEIGKASTQAVVLSCIFVLLADYILAELLL
- a CDS encoding ATP-binding cassette domain-containing protein; protein product: MIEIQGINKSFGKQTVLKDISTVFNPGHTNLIIGASGSGKTVLIKCIVGLLPVNSGIILFDGIKMNTVNQRGNKNLRRQIGMLFQGSALFDSMSVEENVMLPLNMFSSDTKKEKLNRVNFCLERVELTGVNKKHPGELSGGMKKRVGIARAIVLNPRYLFCDEPNSGLDPKTSIVIDELIGEITKEYNITTIINTHDMNSVMGIGEKILFLHEGKKEWEGTNKEILHAQNENLVNFIFASDFLKEARDYMINRDK
- the sucD gene encoding succinate--CoA ligase subunit alpha; this translates as MSVLVGNYSRVIVQGFTGKEGTFHAEQMIEYGTKVVGGITPGKGGTKHLDKPVFNTVSESVQKEGANTSIIFVPPAFAADAILEAAEAGIKLIVAITEGIPVQDMIKVKNYLNGKDCRLIGPNCPGIITPGEAKVGIMPGFIHKPGTIGIVSRSGTLTYEAVDQVTKTGLGQSTCIGIGGDPVIGTTTLDAIQLLMADDGTEGIILIGEIGGTMEAQASYWIKEHGTKPVVGFIAGQTAPKGRTMGHAGAIVGGKDDTAAAKMAIMRECGIHVADSPAIIGEMMFKAIK
- a CDS encoding phage tail protein, giving the protein MSNFPLSSYHFTVEWGGTRIGFTEVSGLDIEFTPIKYRDGASKEEITTSVPGLKKFSNIILKRGITTDDNEFFEWLETKLNNLIDKRDIIIKLLDEQHNPVVTWKAEGAYPVKYSGPILRATGNEVAMEQLELAHEGLTLVK